From a single Scylla paramamosain isolate STU-SP2022 chromosome 28, ASM3559412v1, whole genome shotgun sequence genomic region:
- the LOC135114991 gene encoding uncharacterized protein LOC135114991 isoform X5, which produces MEWLTKKVVAGLVNRFFGQYLEDLDTQEVNNALLSGQVNLSNLKIRRDALSFLDVFYGSPLPVEVKKGTIGRISLTVPYSSFFTQPVVINIEDVFILVTPVVEYDREQEKELDRARKRQTLAYLFPDPTPVDDAQDRNSVWGMLYNRIWNNLELHINNVHIRYEDTHSCHEPLVVGLCLQSLSADTTNHKWKKTQIDGNAATVNKVVDFISTSLYINPKSDRQRLVKPHITTDHWRQYLQQGLETFSINEEPFQFVLQPVRCKVKMRQQMKREARVPGLLVDAVIKDAALSLSQQQYLSLTELFKAFSIINTSRRFLKYRPEVPLTRHAAEWWQYAASAIINEQIRPFSWSSIKKHRSLYKEYAHLYKKHLLEGYNSELEADLMKLEDALSLTSIVLGRMHAKIKISQEQPSLVHPVESSEGGWFSWIIGSSDPHATDDAMVVDIVGTRRRNGPFTTLTEEERRQLHAALRELETPGEDVHRDDIDHKAYLSLQNVSLTLKDDEHDVALATLSGFVMSAENRYGVKYQKLSVKAESFNLEASNMEQELVYVVKLVDGTPSAGFGIAFSLDLERNPLNVASDYAVTMKLDPLELLYNQHACAEMIYFFRVPNVKYRTFDEVAADALTGVVSSGRAAVEYAIARHKTINLDLDIKSPFIVLPEHGSIQKGGNVLVLDIGGLKVNSEIGGQIVDLEDATRMELEERLYDRLTVTISQLQVLFADSGDEWRVHRTRNDSDSHLLPRVRVKVDLANSIHPEYRQLPQQKVDIHITPLKLNLSDSRLGQLVDFTHHLPTLNCCMLNCDTVDDYSFEQHQLDPLHCLMDPNISELALIRNSLQDRLCRKRFVTDSVDLHSTPPLLRHVRPLSASDTISQTSLELEKYFSASDNSDDEGESWGKPLDLPGFEDNTSPHNMIAVLSRLCIDEVVIAISRSSDHGDRPYLMLRATHLVLESAIMDYGPAVQLTLGSLQLVDKYHHSPSGEYLELVSSPQVGCTCIATLLYRKVRANCPDFKTHFHSTEQSLVVDFATLNVVWHRGSVITLTNFLTMLSAKLGHVEEQLPKLGVPQNFMAWLKSGPEDPPVPSGATKWSFSSHLHNLNLKLCDNDLDFLQAKVGGFQGECIFKANEKKIFRAALSELSVDDISDITLYSRIIEIEEDRVFDIKYVNFSPTHKGVDEIDTSPHTVNPDAALRIRIGRVQCVFLCKFLADMQRFMEPLLNREGTQVALKHASKAAETSFEEVLSGRKINLSIDIHAPTILIPQKSDSSSLLVISLGELKIDNLFKTAYTGTGGGAVENILIELGRMHICRAVMVLSGGLEMQEDILEPSTIRADIKRSLIPQCRELLSWDVSIHMGTLCVNMGQRDLNTILAVMTQNRAEAQFVDTSINSQPLTPIELGTPQAGSDDNVGKLQAFLTHSVDIYRIADALLSLDGLTLTLYTDMDEVLSSPVRDAATALCRLEVGEVEIHGDMNSDRSLDVRVTLHACDLYDVRPDLDYHVIKKIFGQYSEEMHMSSRRFSVSVPPIMDLMYKMSPNGDGAMEVSIERTRLNVSVPFALAVYRYINDAIPGTASTSGGIINPGFVGDLGTTVDGVRIIRRPPSSVDSTSGYLSTVTSNTDDQKTLSLSFKVKRPELVLFVDCEEKTSRILVLRCEVHVDYSRHPGNESFHVALDRCQLFASMYSLSSQSPYSIMQPCDIEGSWVFRNVEEGVRADLRVPHVHVHLNPAVVHLCMDVADELTLSLSPQLTPFKLHLPNTDLEDLWSPRPLTATISPTNPDEEVYIKPEYPTTKPHQCLTIRIAEIAVSFEKQAMKTAVPVLLCKSALNAEINDWSKLMYSKAEIQLQLSCYNEQFSSWEPVIEPVSESNKVLRPWEAIIRTLQTHAQPVGVKRKHPGPYCDSVDTSYTSNRNSYLSCPIEDSESSTDEESQDNEMVVLKHHTQQAVKRPNARRPTAELGSLSGFPLDSDSETEDSVLHKISSAFTHMFSSDSEESEEDSSDEAEGKESIKKDVEGSEKLSTGDLESSSSGEEDHPVFGTSPMIPDGVDGSGNWMEDISPSELATCVFVDSRDNLEFTLTSHTMTAVNSLISEYLNKPEDPQPITSSATRSMQQILLTNEIGPDSKVTVVMQDEVDGATKVEVLATAKYQEPDSVPSSPASGKSRSGGESASEDESVIEGFRDWDHLSLHSFPASSPVTPPSSLPSSECFYELFCPNPVKLYQDITKLQLIIKVPGFNELMVFVGTKSRSRIFQLSPPRNDKRYHVIVTVQVDHLTTKVTVRSPLQILNEMPLPVNVCFKKSIVEMLGHSLGELNSRVVSPVNPFDAHVPMVTLQPDQVFTIPLAVAYHSSLHIQPAAADYGISEVGIWWKDVLSSTCSYLLTCKGKTEHNPDIAAAVTIQEGVKLSSLQWEGLSGVLPNYTLCLSPPLAIHNLLPCTLTLAHPSFAQPLILDPGAKITLYKIDLGKKISLEVQVSNYLGSDWNGILEIGTEKGDDHRTLTLTHGDGSARRKLECALYTVRAGLTAVHVYSPYWIVNKTGLPLHVRGSRSKIVYDLSGSEDIVLFRYKRGYPHKLKVRVIESEWSRRWSCEAVGSCGVVVCRDSVRDKKYRILAKMKQSTLAAQTPDEGVQVCYQRSEDIEPQGCRAGAACGMSRGVNGRRPGKLHLTKIVTLMPYFLIRNLTIRPLKFMQENDRVELWYDIHPQQCMSFWPDGENMHMVVRYRDQQVRSQHFHFNSNHSTVLRMEKGRALNVHVSGVGSDSPVTITFDKYQPGDAPVKIENWCEDVHLRLHQKGSNQTHLLAPHQSQLYTWDDPTLPRELLWNIYNRKSEDLPAVIDKDDHGSKCVTITSLKPGMVRTKSQSSVGTPKTRPKKLGHRQRAKTTAASSSDSEEETESIVEKTHGQYLVADTKSQSTKMRRDKMLVHWVSYKQGSQRVLLFTQSDRLAATTRLPMERARLEVCLALEKIGLSLINEGHREVAYLTLMPGAAKWEIEVDGVWKVPPSLELIAWLEDQYLNNKQSKVNLRGSLQIKGNTVELEVDLTTMYMTKPFSGKLRRTKRSAVWFHYRHSHHYSYVALHLHRLQIDNQLMDAVFPTVFYPINENGSSQPCLSVCALLHFTVGCVTTIKHLSIVAQEFFLKLDKGFLLSTYEVLEPFLPGLHSGSIHAELKKLRTPVTFSAMKHQPSSDEGPHVERMCVAGLKVRFSFSPRGTVLGSHGGQNDMLEWFLTSLGATLTEMKNVSISVGHYERQSFPWDKLMEDFVDHAKYQIVQQVYVLVLGLDILGNPYQRLRDLSQGVKDLIYQPAVGIIEGPDEFADGVARGAQSLMGHVVGGTADSLNLISSAVGNTIAMLSFDQEYRKKREQRLEVQSSFPKTLLHAGRTFVMGVVLGLSGVVVKPVAGAQQDGVEGFFRGIGRGIMGLITKPALGVIDSVAMACDAVRRAVDLGHEVITRSRVPRHVSPYIALHPYSSHEAAGMALLASLCHGHYMQTDLYIAHAALSEANRPDMILISDKHIFKLERCGMWGNWDISWRVAVRNLLHQPTVKDNTILLVLRQDESHSQLSGSEHQIRSEDSDVLVFLVRWIEVLTTLSMVDQPCPRLQ; this is translated from the exons TCCTTCAACCTGTGCGCTGTAAAGTGAAGATGCGGCAACAGATGAAGCGTGAAGCAAGAGTGCCTGGTCTGCTAGTGGATGCTGTTATCAAAGATGCAGCACTGTCACTTTCTCAGCAGCAGTATCTAAGCTTAACTGAGCTTTTTAAAGCTTTCAGCATAATCAATACAAGTAG ACGGTTCTTGAAGTACCGCCCAGAAGTGCCCTTAACCCGTCACGCAGCAGAGTGGTGGCAGTATGCTGCAAGTGCCATTATCAATGAACAAATTCGACCCTTCTCTTGGAGTAGCATTAAGAAacacag ATCCTTGTATAAAGAATATGCTCATCTGTATAAGAAGCATCTTCTTGAGGGATACAACAGTGAACTAGAGGCTGATCTCATGAAGCTTGAAGATGCATTAAGCCTCACCAGCATTGTTCTGGGTCGAATGCATGCAAAGATCAAG ATCTCACAAGAGCAACCCAGTTTAGTTCATCCTGTGGAATCTTCTGAGGGTGGCTGGTTCTCTTGGATAATAGGAAGCAGTGACCCTCATGCAACAGACGACGCAATGGTGGTGGACATTGTAGGAACCCGCCGCAGGAATGGGCCCTTCACCACCCTGACAGAGGAGGAGCGGCGCCAGCTTCATGCAGCACTGCGGGAATTAGAGACCCCAGGCGAGGATGTACACAGGGATGACATAG ATCACAAAGCTTATCTGTCTTTGCAAAATGTGAGCTTAACTCTCAAGGATGATGAACATGATGTTGCCTTGGCCACACTGTCTGGCTTTGTGATGAGTGCTGAAAACAGGTATGGTGTCAAGTACCAGAAACTGTCTGTGAAGGCAGAATCCTTTAATCTTGAGGCCTCAAACATGGAGCAGGAGCTGGTGTACGTGGTGAAGCTGGTGGACGGCACGCCCTCTGCAG GTTTTGGCATTGCCTTTTCACTGGATCTTGAGCGAAACCCTTTGAATGTGGCCTCTGACTATGCAGTCACCATGAAGCTGGATCCACTGGAACTACTTTATAATCAG CATGCTTGTGCTGAAATGATTTACTTCTTCCGAGTGCCTAATGTGAAATACCGCACATTTGATGAAGTGGCTGCCGATGCCCTGACTGGTGTGGTCAGTAGTGGCAGGGCAGCAGTGGAGTATGCCATTGCCAGACACAAGACAATCAATTTGGATCTGGACATCAAGAGTCCCTTCATTGTCTTACCAGAACATGGATCCATACAGAAAGGTGGAAACGTCTTAGTGTTGGACATTGGGGGTCTTAAGGTTAACAGTGAAATTGGTGGACAGATTGTAGACCTTGAAGATGCAACTCGAATGGAATTGGAGGAGCGGTTGTATGACCGGCTCACAGTCACAATTTCTCAGCTCCAAGTTCTATTTGCTGATtctggagatgagtggagggtTCACAGGACTCGCAATGATTCCGACTCTCACCTGTTGCcaagggtgagggtgaaggtTGACCTTGCTAACAGCATACACCCAGAGTACAGACAGTTACCTCAGCAGAAAGTTGACATCCACATCACACCCCTCAAGCTCAACCTCTCAGACAGTCGGCTGGGCCAGCTGGTGGACTTTACTCACCATCTGCCAACACTGAATTGCTGCATGTTGAACTGTGATACTGTTGATGACTATTCATTTGAGCAGCATCAGTTGGACCCTCTTCACTGTTTGATGGATCCCAACATATCTGAATTAGCTTTAATAAGGAATTCACTTCAGGACAGACTCTGCAGAAAAAGATTTGTAACGGACTCAGTTGACCTGCactccacccctcctcttctcagACATGTTCGACCACTCTCTGCCAGTGACACAATATCCCAGACAAGCCTTGAGTTGGAAAAGTACTTTTCAGCTTCTGATAACAGTGATGATGAGGGAGAGTCTTGGGGTAAGCCTTTGGATTTACCAGGATTTGAAGACAACACTTCACCTCACAACATGATTGCAGTCTTGTCACGCTTATGTATTGATGAAGTTGTAATTGCTATTTCAAGATCCAGTGACCATGGAGACAGACCTTATTTGATGTTAAGAGCAACTCATCTGGTGCTTGAGTCAGCTATCATGGACTATGGGCCAGCTGTGCAGCTCACCCTTGGATCTCTGCAGCTTGTTGATAAATACCACCACAGCCCTTCAGGGGAGTATTTGGAGCTTGTGTCTTCACCGCAGGTAGGCTGCACATGCATTGCTACATTGCTCTACAGAAAAGTTCGGGCAAACTGTCCAGACTTCAAGACACACTTTCATTCCACTGAACAGAGTCTTGTGGTAGACTTTGCAACTTTGAATGTTGTTTGGCATCGAGGATCAGTCATAACGCTCACCAACTTCCTTACTATGTTGTCAGCCAAACTAGGACATGTAGAGGAACAGTTGCCAAAATTAGGTGTTCCACAGAATTTTATGGCCTGGCTAAAGTCTGGCCCTGAGGATCCCCCTGTCCCTTCAGGGGCTACAAAGTGgtctttttcctctcaccttcacaACCTGAACCTGAAACTTTGTGATAATGATCTTGATTTCCTCCAAGCCAAAGTGGGAGGCTTCCAGGGAGAGTGCATCTTTAAAGCTAATGAGAAAAAGATATTTCGAGCTGCCCTGTCAGAACTGTCTGTTGATGATATTTCAGACATAACTCTCTACTCAAGGATTATTGAAATTGAGGAAGATAGAGTGTTTGACATAAAGTATGTCAATTTCAGTCCAACACATAAAGGAGTAGATGAAATAGATACCTCTCCTCATACTGTTAATCCTGATGCAGCTTTAAGGATAAGAATTGGTAGAGTACAATGTGTTTTCCTTTGCAAGTTTTTGGCAGATATGCAACGATTTATGGAGCCTCTCCTTAACAGGGAAGGAACTCAGGTGGCACTCAAGCATGCTAGTAAGGCAGCAGAAACTAGCTTTGAGGAAGTTTTATCAGGGAGAAAAATTAACCTTAGTATTGACATTCATGCTCCCACCATCCTTATTCCTCAGAAATCTGACTCATctagtttgttagttatcagcCTTGGAGAGCTAAAAATAGATAATCTTTTCAAAACAGCATACacagggacaggaggaggagctgtaGAAAACATTCTCATTGAGTTAGGACGCATGCACATATGCCGAGCAGTGATGGTGCTCAGTGGTGGCCTGGAAATGCAGGAAGACATCCTAGAACCATCCACCATAAGGGCAGATATCAAGCGCTCCCTTATTCCACAATGTAGGGAATTGCTGTCCTGGGATGTCAGCATCCACATGGGAACTCTCTGTGTCAACATGGGACAACGTGATCTGAACACCATTTTGGCAGTGATGACCCAGAATAGGGCAGAGGCACAGTTTGTAGACACAAGTATTAATTCCCAGCCTCTTACTCCCATAGAATTGGGCACCCCTCAAGCTGGCAGTGATGATAATGTGGGAAAGCTTCAGGCCTTCTTGACACACTCAGTGGACATTTATCGAATAGCTGATGCTCTTCTGTCTTTAGATGGCCTGACCCTCACACTCTACACTGACATGGACGAAGTGTTGAGTTCCCCTGTCCGTGATGCTGCCACTGCCCTCTGCAGGTTGGAAGTTGGAGAAGTTGAAATTCATGGAGACATGAATAGTGACAGAAGCTTAGATGTGAGGGTAACACTGCATGCCTGTGACTTATATGATGTAAGACCAGACCTTGATTATCATGTCATCAAGAAAATATTTGGACAGTATAGTGAAGAGATGCACATGAGTTCCAGGCGATTCAGTGTCAGTGTTCCACCAATAATGGATCTCATGTACAAAATGAGTCCAAATGGAGATGGAGCAATGGAGGTCAGTATAGAGAGAACACGACTTAATGTATCAGTTCCATTTGCCTTGGCAGTTTACAGATATATTAATGATGCTATCCCTGGAACTGCAAGCACAAGTGGAGGAATAATAAATCCAGGCTTTGTAGGAGATTTAGGCACAACAGTGGATGGGGTCAGGATCATTAGACGACCTCCTAGTTCCGTGGACAGTACAAGTGGATACCTTTCTACAGTGACAAGCAATACAGATGATCAGAAAACTCTCTCTTTGTCATTCAAAGTGAAGCGACCTGAGTTAGTGTTGTTTGTAGATTGTGAAGAAAAAACTAGTAGAATTCTAGTGTTGAGGTGTGAAGTTCATGTTGACTATTCTCGTCATCCAGGAAATGAAAGCTTCCATGTCGCCCTGGACAGATGCCAGCTGTTTGCTTCTATGTACTCTTTGTCTAGTCAGAGTCCATACTCCATCATGCAGCCTTGTGACATTGAAGGCTCTTGGGTGTTTCGTAATGTGGAAGAAGGTGTCAGAGCTGATCTAAGGGTTCCCCATGTTCATGTCCATTTGAATCCAGCAGTTGTCCATCTGTGTATGGATGTAGCAGATGAATTAACATTGAGTCTAAGTCCTCAACTAACACCTTTCAAACTCCATCTTCCAAATACAGACTTAGAGGACCTGTGGTCTCCCAGACCACTGACTGCTACAATATCACCAACAAACCCAGATGAAGAGGTGTATATTAAGCCTGAGTACCCAACAACTAAACCACATCAATGTTTAACAATCAGGATTGCAGAAATTGCAGTTTCTTTTGAAAAGCAAGCTATGAAAACAGCTGTTCCTGTTCTGTTGTGTAAGTCTGCACTgaatgcagaaattaatgattgGTCCAAGTTGATGTATAGCAAAGCAGAAATACAGCTCCAGTTGTCTTGTTATAATGAACAGTTCTCTTCTTGGGAACCAGTCATTGAGCCTGTAAGTGAAAGCAATAAGGTATTGAGACCATGGGAAGCCATTATTAGGACACTACAGACTCACGCACAGCCTGTAGGGGTGAAGCGGAAACACCCTGGCCCCTACTGTGATTCTGTTGACACAAGTTACACCAGTAACAGAAACAGTTACCTCAGTTGTCCCATTGAAGATTCTGAGTCATCCACAGATGAAGAGTCACAAGACAACGAAATGGTGGTGCTTAAACATCATACACAACAAGCAGTCAAGCGTCCAAATGCTAGACGCCCAACAGCTGAACTTGGAAGTCTTTCAG GCTTCCCTCTGGATTCCGACTCTGAAACTGAAGACAGCGTGCTGCATAAGATCTCCAGTGCATTTACCCACATGTTTTCCAGTGACTCAGAGGAGTCAGAAGAGGATAGCAGTGATGAGGCTGAAGGTAAAGAAAGCATTAAGAAAGATGTAGAGGGCTCAGAAAAGCTATCAACAGGAGATttagaatcatcatcatcaggagaGGAGGATCACCCAGTATTTGGTACCTCTCCAATGATTCCAG ATGGGGTAGATGGCTCTGGTAACTGGATGGAGGACATCAGCCCCAGTGAACTGGCAACGTGTGTTTTTGTTGACTCTCGAGATAACCTAGAGTTCACCCTCACGTCACACACAATGACTGCTGTCAACAGCTTGATTTCTGAGTATCTTAACAAGCCTGAAGATCCCCAGCCCATCACGTCCTCTGCCACACGTTCCATGCAACAGATCCTCCTCACCAATGAGATTGGACCTGACTCAAAAGTCACAGTGGTGATGCAAGATGAG GTTGACGGTGCCACCAAGGTAGAAGTTCTGGCAACAGCCAAGTACCAGGAGCCAGACTCAGTTCCATCAAGTCCAGCATCAGGCAAAAGCCGTAGTGGTGGAGAATCTGCTTCAGAAGATGAGTCAGTAATTGAAGG ATTCAGAGACTGGGATCACCTTAGCCTGCATTCTTTCCCTGCATCCTCCCCTGTGACTCCACCCTCCAGCCTCCCTTCAAGTGAATGCTTCTATGAACTGTTTTGTCCCAATCCTGTCAAACTGTATCAGGACATCACTAAGCTTCAGCTGATCATCAAAGTGCCTG GCTTCAATGAACTCATGGTGTTTGTGGGAACAAAATCCCGAAGTCGAATTTTCCAGCTGAGTCCTCCTCGCAATGACAAGAGGTACCATGTGATAGTGACAGTACAAGTGGaccacctcaccaccaaagTCACTGTCAGGAGTCCCTTACAG ATTCTGAATGAAATGCCTCTCCCTGTCAATGTGTGCTTCAAAAAGAGCATTGTGGAGATGCTTGGCCACTCTCTTGGGGAGCTCAATTCTCGAGTAGTGTCACCTGTCAATCCTTTTGATGCTCACGTACCCATGGTCACCCTCCAGCCTGACCAGGTGTTCACCATTCCCCTGGCTGTTGCCTACCATTCTTCACTGCATATTcaacctgctgctgctga TTATGGCATAAGTGAAGTGGGAATATGGTGGAAGGatgtcctctcctccacttGCTCCTACCTACTCACCTGTAAGGGCAAGACAGAGCACAATCCTGACATAGCAGCTGCA GTGACCATTCAGGAAGGAGTGAAATTAAGCAGCTTGCAGTGGGAAGGACTGAGTGGAGTCTTACCTAATTATACTCTGTGCCTCTCACCTCCACTGGCCATCCATAACTTGCTGCCATGCACCCTTACCCTTGCACATCCTTCCTTTGCCCAGCCCCTCATCCTTGATCCAGGAGCCAAGATTACTCTGTATAAAATTGAtctaggaaagaaaataagtcttGAAGTTCAG GTTTCAAATTACTTAGGAAGTGACTGGAATGGCATTCTAGAAATTGGCACTGAAAAAGGTGATGACCACAGAACCCTCACCCTGACTCACGGGGATGGCAGTGCTCGGAGGAAGCTGGAGTGTGCCCTGTACACAGTCAGGGCAGGACTGACAGCAGTCCATGTGTATTCCCCATACTGGATTGTCAACAAGACTGGTCTCCCACTACATGTCCGA GGATCAAGATCAAAAATTGTGTATGATCTAAGTGGGTCAGAAGACATTGTTTTGTTCCGATATAAGAGAGGTTACCCACATAAGTTGAAG GTGAGGGTGATAGAGAGTGAGTGGTCAAGAAGATGGAGCTGTGAGGCAGTAGGgtcgtgtggtgtggtggtgtgtcggGACAGCGTGCGGGACAAAAAGTACCGCATCCTGGCCAAGATGAAGCAGTCCACACTCGCAGCACAGACCCCAGATGAGGGTGTCCAAG TCTGTTACCAAAGAAGTGAGGATATAGAGCCGCAGGGCTGCCGGGCTGGAGCAGCCTGTGGAATGTCCAGAGGAGTAAAtg GAAGAAGACCTGGCAAGCTGCACCTGACCAAGATAGTAACGCTTATGCCATACTTCTTGATCCGCAACCTGACCATCCGACCTCTCAAATTCATGCAGGAGAATGACAGAGTAGAACTGTGGTATGACATTCACCCTCAGCAG TGCATGTCATTCTGGCCTGATGGAGAAAACATGCACATGGTGGTCAGATATCGTGACCAGCAAGTCAGATCACAACACTTCCACTTCAACTCTAACCACAGCACAGTTCTCAGAATGGAAAAGGGG CGTGCCCTGAATGTGCATGTGTCAGGCGTAGGATCTGACAGCCCAGTCACCATCACCTTTGACAAGTACCAGCCAGGTGATGCTCCAGTAAAGATTGAGAACTGGTGTGAAGATGTTCATCTTCGTCTTCACCAAAAAGGCTCAAACCAG ACACACCTACTAGCACCCCACCAGTCTCAGCTGTACACCTGGGATGATCCCACTCTGCCCCGGGAGCTCCTGTGGAACATTTATAACAGGAAAAGTGAAGACCTCCCAGCAGTGATAGATAAA GATGACCACGGCAGCAAGTGTGTCACCATCACTTCCCTGAAGCCAGGCATGGTGCGCACTAAATCACAATCCAGTGTTGGCACGCCCAAAACAAGACCAAAAAAGTTAGGTCACCGCCAGCGAGCCAAGACCACAGCAGCATCATCCAGTGATtctgaagaagaaacagaatccATTGTGGAGAAAACACATGGCCAGTATTTAGTTGCAGATACTAAGTCTCAG TCCACCAAGATGAGGAGGGATAAAATGTTGGTTCACTGGGTGAGCTACAAGCAAGGAAGTCAGAGGGTTCTCCTGTTCACCCAGTCTGACCGCCTGGCAGCCACCACTCGGCTCCCCATGGAGAGAGCCAGACTAGAAGTGTGCCTTGCACTGGAAAAAATAGGATTGTCTCTC ATCAATGAAGGACACCGGGAAGTGGCTTACCTCACCTTGATGCCGGGAGCAGCCAAGTGGGAAATAGAAGTTGATGGAGTGTGGAAAGTTCCTCCCAGCTTGGAGTTGATTGCCTGGCTTGAGGATCAGTATCTCAACAACAAACAGTCTAAAGTCAACCTTCGAGGATCACTCCAG aTAAAAGGGAACACTGTAGAATTAGAG GTGGACCTAACAACTATGTACATGACCAAACCATTCAGTGGAAAATTGCGGCGGACCAAGCGTTCCGCTGTGTGGTTCCACTACCGCCACTCCCACCACTACAGCTATGTTGCCTTGCACCTCCACCGTCTGCAG ATTGACAACCAGCTGATGGATGCAGTGTTCCCCACAGTATTTTATCCCATTAATGAAAATGGTTCATCTCAACCTTGCTTGTCAGTGTGTGCTCTTCTTCACTTCACAGTTGGCTGTGTCACTACAATTAA ACACCTTAGCATTGTGGCTCAAGAATTTTTCCTGAAGCTGGATAAAGGTTTCCTACTGTCCACATATGAGGTTCTGGAGCCCTTCTTACCAGGTCTCCATTCAGGCAGCATTCACGCTGAACTGAAGAAACTTAGAACTCCAGTAACATTTTCTGCCATGAAG CATCAGCCCAGCAGCGATGAAGGTCCCCACGTGGAGCGCATGTGTGTGGCAGGCCTCAAGGTgcgcttctccttctccccacgAGGCACAGTGCTGGGGAGCCACGGTGGCCAAAACGACATGTTGGAGTGGTTTTTGACTTCTCTTGGAGCAACTCTGACTGAG ATGAAGAATGTATCAATAAGTGTTGGACATTATGAAAGGCAGTCTTTCCCATGGGACAAACTAATGGAAGACTTTGTGGATCATGCAAAATATCAGATTGTTCAGCAG GTTTATGTCCTTGTGTTGGGACTGGACATCCTTGGCAACCCATATCAGAGACTACGGGATCTTTCTCAAGGGGTGAAGGACCTTATCTATCAGCCAGCTGTG GGCATCATAGAAGGACCAGATGAATTTGCTGATGGTGTTGCTCGAGGTGCCCAGAGTCTGATGGGACATGTGGTGGGGGGAACAGCAGACAGTCTTAATCTCATCTCCTCAGCAGTGGGCAACACCATTGCCATGCTCTCCTTTGACCAGGAGTACAGGAAG AAGCGTGAGCAGAGGCTGGAGGTGCAGAGTTCATTCCCCAAGACTCTGCTCCATGCTGGCCGCACCTTCGTGATGGGTGTGGTGCTGGGTCTGTCAGGGGTGGTGGTGAAGCCAGTTGCAG GTGCTCAGCAGGACGGTGTGGAAGGATTTTTCCGAGGTATTGGGCGGGGCATCATGGGCCTCATCACCAAGCCAGCCCTTGGGGTCATTGACTCTGTGGCAATGGCCTGTGATGCAGTGCGTAGGGCTGTGGACCTTGGCCATGAG GTTATCACCCGATCAAGAGTTCCTCGGCATGTGTCGCCATACATTGCACTGCATCCCTACAGCAGCCATGAGGCGGCAGGGATGGCACTCCTGGCTTCCCTGTGCCATGGCCACTACATGCAAACTGATCTTTATATTGCACATGCTGCTCTTTCTGAAGCAAACAGGCCAGATATGATTTTGATCTCAGATAA gCATATATTTAAATTGGAACGGTGTGGTATGTGGGGTAACTGGGACATAAGTTGGCGGGTGGCAGTCCGGAACTTGTTGCATCAGCCAACAGTGAAAGACAACACCATATTACTAGTTCTGAGACAG GATGAAAGCCACAGTCAGTTGTCAGGGTCAGAGCACCAGATTCGCAGTGAGGACAGTGATGTGCTGGTGTTCTTGGTACGCTGGATTGAAGTCCTGACAACACTCAGCATGGTGGACCAGCCATGTCCAAGACTGCAGTGA